One window from the genome of Pararhizobium gei encodes:
- a CDS encoding hydrogen peroxide-inducible genes activator, whose translation MLTIRQMRYFDALATTLHFGRAAQMVNVSQPALSAQIAEMERHLNVRLIERNRSGAFLTSRGEILLSDIRAILLSVDALQDKARQAAGILEGRLRLGIIPTVAPYLVPSLIPMLRARYPKLDIELREILTTACIDDVKHGRLDCAIIALPHGDDGLQSWPLFEDRFLIASADDENTVLVSPMTEAQVDMDRLLLLLEEGHCLRDQALAVCGATAGRRVANYGATSMATLLQMVSHGMGITLIPEIAVKDERSRNRMRIVPFAEPQPSRRIGLIWRSRSGRDGDQKALAVLITEAAAPLLSIS comes from the coding sequence ATGTTGACGATCCGGCAAATGCGCTATTTCGATGCACTCGCGACCACGCTTCATTTCGGGCGGGCGGCGCAGATGGTCAATGTCAGCCAGCCGGCTCTTTCGGCCCAGATCGCCGAAATGGAGCGGCATCTGAACGTTCGGCTGATCGAAAGGAACAGGAGCGGGGCGTTTCTGACCTCCCGAGGGGAAATCCTTTTATCTGATATCCGCGCGATCCTGTTGTCTGTGGATGCCCTTCAGGACAAGGCCAGACAGGCGGCCGGCATCCTGGAGGGGCGTTTGCGGCTCGGCATCATCCCGACGGTCGCGCCCTATCTGGTTCCAAGCCTTATTCCGATGCTGCGCGCGCGCTATCCGAAACTGGATATCGAATTGCGGGAAATCCTAACCACGGCTTGTATCGACGACGTGAAACACGGACGGCTTGACTGCGCCATTATCGCTCTGCCCCATGGAGACGACGGCCTGCAATCCTGGCCGCTTTTCGAAGACCGTTTTCTGATCGCCAGCGCCGACGACGAGAACACGGTTCTGGTGTCACCGATGACAGAGGCGCAGGTGGACATGGACAGGCTGCTGCTGCTGCTCGAGGAAGGCCACTGCCTGCGGGATCAGGCGCTCGCCGTCTGCGGCGCGACGGCAGGGCGCCGGGTGGCGAATTACGGGGCAACATCCATGGCGACCCTCCTGCAGATGGTCAGCCACGGCATGGGAATTACGCTCATCCCCGAGATTGCGGTGAAAGACGAGCGAAGCCGCAACCGCATGCGTATCGTGCCCTTTGCGGAGCCGCAGCCATCCCGCCGGATCGGGCTGATCTGGCGCAGCAGAAGCGGCCGGGACGGCGACCAGAAGGCGCTGGCCGTGCTGATCACTGAAGCTGCGGCCCCTCTGTTGTCGATCTCCTGA
- the katA gene encoding catalase KatA: MSDRPTLTTTAGSPVPDNQNSLTAGPRGGIMLQDYQLLEKLAHQNRERIPERVVHAKGWGAFGTLTITGDISKYTKAKCLQPSASTPMLARFSTVAGEQGAADHERDVRGFALKFYTEEGNWDLVGNNTPVFFIRDPYKFPDFIHTQKRHPKTNLRSATAMWDYWSLSPESLHQVTILMSDRGLPVTPMNMNGYGSHTYSFWNDAGERYWVKFHFKTQQGHKHYTNAEGEAVIGKTREGYQEALYGTIEEGQFPRWTVQVQIMPELDAEKTSYNPFDLTKVWPHGEYPPIEIGVMELNRNPENYFAEIENAAFSPSNIVPGIAFSPDKVLQARIFSYADAHRHRLGTHYEQLPVNQPKCPVHHYNRDGTMNAFGLRSGNPDAYYEPNSVAGSPYEQKAAQEPPLRIDGDMTRFNHRDGNDDYGQVRALFNLFDEGQKARLFSNIAAAMGGVPGVIVERQLTHFRLVHPDYESGVRKALDETHGYKVDTISATPAAAE, from the coding sequence ATGTCAGATCGCCCGACATTGACAACAACGGCCGGCTCGCCGGTTCCCGATAATCAGAATTCGCTGACCGCCGGTCCCCGGGGCGGAATCATGCTGCAGGATTATCAGCTGCTCGAGAAGCTTGCCCACCAGAACCGTGAGCGCATTCCGGAACGCGTCGTTCATGCCAAGGGCTGGGGCGCGTTCGGCACGCTGACCATCACTGGCGATATCTCGAAATACACCAAGGCCAAGTGTCTTCAGCCTAGCGCGTCGACGCCGATGCTCGCTCGCTTCTCCACCGTTGCCGGCGAGCAGGGTGCCGCGGACCACGAGCGCGACGTGCGCGGGTTTGCGCTGAAATTCTACACGGAAGAGGGTAATTGGGATCTCGTCGGCAACAATACGCCTGTTTTCTTCATCCGCGACCCCTACAAGTTCCCCGATTTCATCCATACCCAGAAGCGGCACCCGAAAACCAACCTGCGCTCGGCGACCGCCATGTGGGACTACTGGTCGCTGTCGCCCGAAAGCCTGCATCAGGTGACCATCCTGATGTCGGATCGCGGCCTGCCCGTCACCCCGATGAACATGAACGGCTACGGCTCGCACACCTATTCCTTCTGGAACGATGCCGGAGAGCGCTATTGGGTAAAGTTCCACTTCAAGACCCAGCAAGGCCACAAGCATTACACCAATGCCGAGGGCGAAGCCGTGATCGGCAAGACCCGCGAAGGCTATCAGGAAGCTCTGTACGGCACGATCGAGGAGGGTCAATTCCCGCGTTGGACCGTCCAGGTGCAGATCATGCCGGAACTGGATGCGGAAAAGACCTCCTATAACCCGTTCGATCTCACCAAGGTGTGGCCGCATGGGGAATATCCGCCGATCGAGATCGGGGTGATGGAGCTGAACCGCAATCCCGAAAACTATTTTGCCGAAATCGAGAATGCCGCCTTCTCGCCGTCGAATATCGTGCCCGGCATCGCCTTTTCCCCCGACAAGGTTCTGCAGGCGCGCATCTTCTCCTATGCGGATGCCCATCGCCACCGTCTCGGCACCCATTACGAGCAACTTCCGGTGAACCAGCCGAAGTGCCCGGTGCACCATTACAACCGCGACGGAACCATGAATGCCTTTGGCCTGCGTAGCGGCAACCCAGACGCCTATTACGAGCCCAATTCCGTTGCCGGCTCACCTTACGAGCAAAAGGCGGCGCAGGAACCGCCGCTTCGTATCGATGGCGATATGACGCGCTTCAACCATCGCGACGGCAATGACGACTATGGTCAGGTCCGCGCTCTGTTCAACCTCTTTGATGAAGGACAGAAGGCCCGATTGTTCTCGAATATCGCGGCCGCGATGGGAGGCGTGCCAGGCGTGATCGTAGAGCGTCAGCTGACGCATTTCCGGCTTGTCCATCCGGACTACGAAAGCGGCGTTCGCAAGGCCCTTGACGAAACTCATGGCTACAAGGTCGATACGATCAGCGCCACACCGGCTGCCGCTGAATAA
- a CDS encoding LysR substrate-binding domain-containing protein, whose translation MSAPLDIDQLQTFVAIADTGSFTKAADRVFKTQSAVSMQMRRLEERIGKQLFAKDGRGNRLTSEGDRLLNFARRMIRLNNEAIASFDDNRLEGTLRIGTPDDYADRYMPEIIVRFAKTHPNVELYIICEPSVDLAEKMAKGDLDIALVTHNPRARASDVVRTEPLCWVSSINHPLPENAPVPLAVGKRDCQWRQAACAALDATGKEYNILFTSWSSTVVAAAVLAGMAVSVLPESALRTGMKVLTQADGFPALAPVQIGIMKRPGLSPSLSNAITNHITACLDNITPTAATDDLDGDMKNFPRYPRLRQSHMLPGW comes from the coding sequence ATGTCCGCACCGCTCGATATCGACCAGCTTCAGACCTTCGTCGCCATTGCCGATACCGGCAGCTTTACCAAGGCGGCGGATCGCGTCTTCAAGACGCAGTCGGCCGTTTCGATGCAGATGCGCAGGCTCGAAGAGCGCATCGGCAAGCAGCTTTTCGCCAAGGACGGCAGGGGCAACCGCCTAACATCCGAAGGCGACCGGCTTTTGAACTTCGCCCGGCGGATGATCCGGCTGAACAACGAGGCGATCGCGTCTTTCGATGACAATCGGCTGGAAGGGACGCTGCGCATCGGCACGCCCGACGACTATGCCGACCGCTACATGCCGGAGATCATCGTCCGTTTCGCCAAGACCCACCCCAATGTCGAGCTCTACATCATCTGCGAACCATCTGTGGATCTTGCCGAAAAGATGGCAAAGGGCGACCTCGATATTGCGCTCGTGACACACAATCCGCGCGCCCGCGCTTCCGATGTCGTGCGCACGGAGCCGCTTTGCTGGGTAAGCTCGATCAACCATCCCTTGCCTGAAAACGCGCCGGTGCCGCTTGCCGTCGGCAAACGCGACTGTCAATGGCGGCAGGCGGCCTGTGCAGCGCTCGACGCGACGGGCAAGGAATACAATATCCTGTTCACCAGTTGGTCTTCGACGGTCGTCGCTGCCGCGGTTCTTGCCGGCATGGCGGTCTCCGTGCTGCCGGAATCGGCGCTTCGGACGGGCATGAAAGTCCTGACGCAGGCGGATGGTTTTCCGGCGCTTGCGCCCGTGCAGATCGGCATCATGAAGCGGCCTGGCCTTTCGCCGTCGCTTTCCAACGCGATCACCAATCATATCACCGCTTGCCTCGACAATATCACGCCGACCGCTGCCACCGATGATCTGGATGGCGACATGAAGAACTTTCCGCGTTATCCGCGCCTGCGCCAAAGCCACATGCTGCCGGGTTGGTGA
- a CDS encoding DUF1127 domain-containing protein, producing the protein MRTADTTLDLTLAGTLAAAPRQTALIGVLTSVWHALRNRRAIGRLEDLDDRQLLDLGLCRDELREALDLSLFGEPGRQLMQASRNRANSYYRSARRD; encoded by the coding sequence ATGCGCACGGCCGATACCACCCTCGATCTCACTCTGGCAGGGACGCTTGCCGCGGCACCCCGACAGACGGCGTTGATCGGCGTGCTGACATCGGTGTGGCACGCCTTGCGAAACCGCCGCGCCATCGGCAGGCTGGAGGATCTCGACGACCGCCAACTGCTCGACTTGGGATTGTGCCGCGATGAGCTTCGCGAGGCTCTGGACCTGTCCCTGTTCGGCGAACCCGGCCGGCAACTCATGCAGGCCTCGCGCAACCGCGCCAACAGCTATTACAGGAGCGCCCGCCGCGACTGA
- a CDS encoding DUF937 domain-containing protein yields MIPLFDMMMKAQNGDAMEVMAKQFGLAQEQMTQATAALMPAFSTALKRNTTNPYDFSAMLSAMSSGNYAQYFEDLGKAFTPKGLADGNAILSQLFGSKDMLQAISGQAAQMTGVGQEIYKQMLPVIATAIMGGLFKQASGQLGGTPNPFAGTPMEAMMKPWLEASGFAKKPEPAANPFDNPFTQAMQGFFNAGKPMEKQAPAPDMFAANPFIKAFQDMMKGAPKPAEPEKKPADSNPMAPFADMFSRMFDSGIEAQKEYQKSIDGLFETYRKNTGG; encoded by the coding sequence ATGATCCCGCTTTTTGACATGATGATGAAGGCGCAGAACGGCGACGCCATGGAGGTCATGGCCAAGCAGTTCGGCCTTGCGCAGGAACAGATGACGCAGGCCACGGCCGCCCTGATGCCGGCCTTTTCCACCGCGCTCAAGCGAAACACCACCAATCCCTATGATTTCAGCGCCATGCTCTCGGCCATGTCGAGCGGCAATTATGCGCAATATTTCGAGGACCTTGGCAAGGCTTTCACACCAAAGGGACTGGCCGACGGCAACGCCATTCTCAGTCAACTGTTCGGCTCCAAGGACATGCTGCAGGCGATTTCCGGTCAGGCGGCGCAGATGACGGGCGTCGGTCAGGAAATCTACAAGCAGATGCTGCCGGTGATCGCCACGGCCATCATGGGCGGCCTGTTCAAGCAGGCGTCCGGGCAGCTTGGCGGGACCCCCAATCCCTTTGCCGGCACGCCGATGGAAGCGATGATGAAACCGTGGCTGGAAGCCTCCGGCTTCGCCAAAAAGCCGGAACCCGCCGCCAATCCGTTCGACAATCCCTTCACCCAGGCCATGCAGGGCTTTTTCAACGCTGGAAAACCGATGGAGAAGCAGGCGCCCGCGCCGGACATGTTCGCGGCCAATCCCTTCATCAAGGCCTTTCAGGACATGATGAAAGGCGCGCCAAAACCCGCGGAGCCCGAAAAGAAACCGGCGGATAGCAATCCCATGGCCCCCTTTGCCGACATGTTCAGCAGGATGTTTGACAGTGGCATCGAGGCGCAGAAGGAATATCAGAAGAGTATTGACGGGCTGTTCGAGACCTATCGGAAGAATACGGGTGGATGA